CTCACAGGCTATTCAGGGCGGACTCATCGTCGCGGCTGCCACCTCGTTCCCCGAACTCGCGATCATCGTCATCTCGGTGGTCTTCCTCGGTGACTTCGGCGTCGGCGCCGGCGCGCTCATCGGGACGGCGGTGTTCAACATCTTGGTCATCCCGGCCGCCGTCTCGATCACGAGCGGCGACACGACGACGACACAGGGGATCGTCTACCGTGACGCCATCTTCTACATGGTCGCCGTCCTCGCGCTGTTCGGCGTGATCGCCCTTGGCGTCCTCGGGACCGACGGGCGGGAGCTGGCCCGGATCTCCCCCCAGATGGGCGTCGGACTGCTGGTGCTGTACGGCGTGTACGTCATCCTCCTCGCCGGCGGCAAGAGCGGCGCGTCGGATATGAAGCGGACGGAATCGACGAACCTCCCGAAACAGGCCGGGCTGTTCGCGGCCGGCCTCGCCGTCGTGCTCGTCGGCGTCGAGTCGATGGTCACCATGACGGTACAGCTCTCGGACGCGCTCGGCGCGCCGTCGTTCCTCGTCTCCGTGACGGTGCTGTCCGCGATGAGCTCGTTCCCCGACCTGCTCGTCGGCGTGAAGATGGGCAAGGCCGGCGACAAGCGGGCGGCGGTCGCGAACGTCTTCGGGACGAACACGTTCAACCTCGTCGCGGCGCTGCCGATCGGCGTCATCCTCGCTGGCGGCGTCTCCATCGGCTTCCTCACCTCCGTGCCGCTCCTGTTGTTCCTGTTTTACACCACCCTCGTCGTGGTGGTGATGGCCGCGACGGACTTCGAGATCACAACCGAGGAGG
The sequence above is a segment of the Halorubrum sp. 2020YC2 genome. Coding sequences within it:
- a CDS encoding sodium:calcium antiporter, with amino-acid sequence MTVLQELIGDQSLVVWIVLGLIGFLLTWKGANVIESTTSKISDHFGVSQAIQGGLIVAAATSFPELAIIVISVVFLGDFGVGAGALIGTAVFNILVIPAAVSITSGDTTTTQGIVYRDAIFYMVAVLALFGVIALGVLGTDGRELARISPQMGVGLLVLYGVYVILLAGGKSGASDMKRTESTNLPKQAGLFAAGLAVVLVGVESMVTMTVQLSDALGAPSFLVSVTVLSAMSSFPDLLVGVKMGKAGDKRAAVANVFGTNTFNLVAALPIGVILAGGVSIGFLTSVPLLLFLFYTTLVVVVMAATDFEITTEEGYVFLAMYVIFIAWMTTEALGITALLTESTLRTIVG